In a single window of the Chondrocystis sp. NIES-4102 genome:
- a CDS encoding cytochrome f, with the protein MPASIHKINFLRLLIEQMRTLKPLTVLQSVKAIITKSTVVAIATVAIFFASDLAITQSAAAYPFWAQQTAPETPREATGRIVCANCHLAEKKAEIEIPQSVLPDSVFEAVVKIPYDLSSQQVLGDGSKGGLNVGAVLMLPDGFKIAPEDRISEEMKEKIGGLYFQQYKEGEENVVIVGPLPGDQYQEITFPVLSPNPNTDKNIKFGKYAVHLGANRGRGQVYPTGELSNNNQIKASAAGTIASIASQDGGGYEVTINTEDGTVTNTIPAGPELIVSQGQQIAAGEALTNNPNVGGFGQKDTEVVLQSPARISGLMAFVGGIMICQILLVIKKKQVERVQAAEMDF; encoded by the coding sequence ATGCCTGCAAGTATTCATAAAATTAATTTTTTGAGATTGTTGATCGAACAAATGAGAACATTGAAACCATTGACAGTATTACAGTCTGTCAAGGCAATAATAACTAAATCTACTGTAGTGGCGATCGCAACTGTAGCAATTTTCTTTGCCAGTGATCTAGCTATTACTCAATCTGCTGCTGCCTATCCTTTTTGGGCGCAACAAACTGCTCCAGAAACCCCTAGAGAAGCTACAGGTAGAATTGTTTGTGCTAACTGCCATTTAGCTGAGAAAAAAGCTGAAATTGAAATTCCTCAATCAGTATTACCAGACTCAGTATTTGAAGCAGTAGTTAAAATTCCTTACGACTTGAGTAGTCAACAGGTATTAGGCGACGGGTCTAAAGGTGGTTTAAACGTTGGTGCAGTATTAATGTTGCCTGATGGGTTCAAAATTGCCCCTGAAGACCGCATTTCTGAGGAAATGAAAGAAAAAATTGGTGGTTTATACTTCCAACAGTATAAAGAAGGTGAGGAAAATGTTGTGATTGTTGGGCCTTTACCTGGCGATCAATATCAAGAAATTACTTTCCCTGTTCTTTCTCCCAACCCTAATACTGATAAAAATATTAAATTTGGTAAGTATGCGGTACATTTAGGAGCTAACCGTGGACGCGGACAGGTATATCCTACTGGTGAACTTAGCAACAATAACCAAATAAAAGCTAGTGCTGCTGGTACAATTGCTTCTATTGCTTCCCAAGATGGCGGTGGTTATGAAGTTACTATTAATACTGAAGATGGTACTGTTACTAATACTATCCCCGCAGGGCCAGAATTAATTGTCAGCCAAGGACAGCAAATTGCTGCGGGCGAAGCTTTAACAAATAATCCTAATGTTGGTGGCTTTGGTCAGAAGGATACTGAAGTTGTGCTACAAAGTCCTGCCCGTATTAGTGGTTTAATGGCTTTTGTCGGTGGAATTATGATTTGCCAAATTCTTTTGGTAATTAAGAAGAAACAAGTAGAAAGAGTTCAAGCAGCAGAAATGGACTTTTAA
- a CDS encoding 5-oxoprolinase (ATP-hydrolyzing): protein MTVSRWQFWIDRGGTFTDIVAQDPTGSILVHKLLSENPEQYEDAALQGIRDVMGIEKQHPIPTSEIEVIKMGTTVATNALLERKGDRTVLAITKGFKDALRIGYQNRPDIFALEIILPTLLYEEVVEIVERYDAKGKELIPVDVFQTRKSLQAAYDLGIRSCAIVLMHSYSYPQHELIVAAIAKEIGFTQISISHQVSPLIKFISRGDTTVVDAYLSPVLRRYVEQFTRNLFTQTKHNHQPATTKIMFMQSNGGLVNADRFQGKDSILSGPAGGIVGAVKTCSLAGFEQIIAFDMGGTSTDVSHYRGEYERSLETVVAGVRMRSPMMAIHTVAAGGGSILHFDGNRYRVGPDSAGANPGAAAYGRGGDLTVTDCNVMVGKLQPEFFPKVFGINADAPLNQAIVAEKFQALAAKIQDGKTLEQIAVGFLAIAVENMANAIKKISLQKGYDISNYTLCCFGGAGGQHACMIADVLGMKRIFIHPYAGVLSAYGIGLADIRILKERSIEKPLIAPLIDDLLSIFEELTTQAQTELNQQITTVKEVKIIQKVYLKYSGTDFSLSVNFATVESMQLQFEQQYLQRYGFVVPAKDLVVETLTLELIYPTATPDQPKINTQHNSAPQPITKVNMYTANAWHQTPVYQRNTLRPGDIINAPAIIIEPTGTNIIEPGWQATINERLDLIITK, encoded by the coding sequence ATGACTGTTTCTCGTTGGCAATTTTGGATCGATCGCGGTGGAACATTTACTGATATTGTTGCCCAAGACCCTACAGGTTCAATATTAGTACATAAATTATTATCTGAAAATCCAGAACAATATGAAGATGCAGCCCTTCAAGGAATTAGGGATGTAATGGGGATAGAAAAACAACACCCTATTCCCACTAGTGAAATAGAAGTAATCAAAATGGGTACAACAGTAGCTACAAATGCGTTGCTGGAAAGAAAAGGCGATCGCACTGTTTTAGCTATTACTAAAGGATTTAAAGACGCGCTAAGAATTGGATATCAAAATCGTCCTGATATTTTTGCCTTAGAAATTATTTTACCAACCCTACTTTATGAAGAAGTAGTAGAAATTGTTGAACGTTATGATGCTAAGGGTAAAGAATTAATTCCTGTAGATGTTTTTCAAACTCGCAAATCTCTTCAGGCTGCATACGATTTAGGTATCCGTAGTTGCGCTATAGTTTTAATGCACAGTTACTCTTATCCGCAACATGAATTAATAGTAGCAGCGATCGCCAAAGAAATAGGTTTTACTCAAATTTCCATCTCTCATCAAGTTAGTCCTCTAATTAAATTTATTAGTCGAGGCGATACTACTGTTGTGGATGCTTATCTCTCACCTGTTTTACGTCGTTATGTTGAACAGTTTACACGGAATTTATTTACTCAAACCAAGCATAATCATCAACCAGCAACCACCAAAATCATGTTTATGCAGTCGAATGGAGGGCTGGTAAACGCTGATAGATTTCAAGGTAAGGATAGCATTCTTTCTGGGCCTGCGGGGGGAATTGTGGGCGCAGTAAAAACCTGTAGTTTAGCTGGCTTTGAGCAAATTATAGCCTTTGATATGGGAGGAACATCTACCGATGTCAGTCATTATCGCGGAGAATATGAACGCAGTTTAGAAACCGTAGTAGCAGGAGTGAGAATGCGATCGCCGATGATGGCAATTCATACGGTAGCTGCTGGGGGAGGGTCAATCTTACATTTCGATGGTAATCGCTATCGCGTCGGCCCAGACTCGGCTGGGGCTAATCCTGGGGCTGCTGCTTATGGTCGTGGAGGCGATTTAACTGTTACAGATTGTAATGTTATGGTGGGTAAATTGCAACCTGAGTTTTTCCCCAAAGTATTCGGAATTAATGCTGATGCGCCTCTTAATCAAGCAATTGTAGCAGAAAAATTTCAAGCTCTAGCAGCCAAAATTCAAGATGGCAAAACCCTTGAACAAATTGCTGTAGGTTTTTTAGCGATCGCTGTGGAAAATATGGCAAATGCTATTAAGAAAATTTCTTTACAAAAAGGATATGACATTAGTAATTATACCCTCTGTTGCTTTGGTGGTGCTGGAGGACAACACGCCTGTATGATTGCTGATGTTTTAGGAATGAAGCGTATTTTTATTCATCCTTACGCTGGGGTTTTATCGGCTTATGGTATTGGTTTGGCAGATATTCGCATTCTTAAGGAAAGATCTATTGAGAAGCCATTAATAGCACCATTAATTGATGATTTGCTATCTATCTTTGAGGAATTAACCACTCAAGCCCAAACAGAATTAAATCAGCAAATAACTACAGTTAAAGAAGTTAAAATTATTCAAAAAGTTTATCTTAAATACAGTGGGACAGATTTTAGTTTAAGTGTTAATTTCGCTACTGTTGAATCTATGCAGTTACAATTTGAACAACAATATCTACAGCGATATGGTTTTGTAGTTCCAGCTAAAGATTTAGTCGTAGAAACTTTGACCCTAGAATTAATTTATCCTACTGCAACCCCCGACCAACCAAAGATTAATACCCAACATAATTCTGCACCACAACCTATCACGAAAGTTAATATGTATACTGCCAATGCCTGGCATCAAACCCCCGTATATCAAAGAAATACCTTACGCCCAGGAGATATAATTAATGCCCCTGCTATAATTATCGAACCTACAGGGACTAATATTATCGAACCTGGTTGGCAAGCAACTATCAATGAGCGTCTTGATTTAATTATTACCAAATAG
- a CDS encoding cytochrome b6-f complex iron-sulfur subunit — protein MAQISSSSDVPGMGRRQFMNLLTFGSITGVALGALYPVVKYFIPNSSGGGAGGIAAKDALGNDIVVSEFLANHQPGDRTLAQGLKGDPTYVVVEGDSTLRNYGINAVCTHLGCVVPWNASENKFKCPCHGSQYDETGKVVRGPAPLSLALVHAEEKDDKLYFSQWTETDFRTGDKPYWA, from the coding sequence ATGGCTCAAATTTCTAGTTCTTCTGATGTCCCAGGAATGGGGCGCAGACAATTTATGAACTTGCTCACTTTCGGCTCAATCACAGGAGTAGCTTTAGGAGCTTTATATCCAGTAGTAAAATACTTTATTCCTAATAGTAGTGGCGGTGGTGCTGGTGGTATAGCTGCTAAAGACGCATTGGGTAATGATATTGTAGTCAGCGAATTTTTAGCAAATCATCAACCAGGCGATCGCACTTTGGCTCAAGGGTTGAAAGGTGATCCTACTTATGTAGTGGTAGAAGGAGATTCTACTCTTCGTAACTATGGAATTAATGCTGTCTGTACTCACTTGGGTTGTGTAGTTCCCTGGAATGCTAGTGAGAATAAGTTCAAATGTCCTTGTCATGGTTCTCAATATGACGAAACTGGTAAGGTTGTTAGAGGCCCTGCACCTTTATCTTTGGCATTAGTTCATGCGGAAGAAAAAGACGACAAACTTTACTTTAGTCAGTGGACTGAAACAGATTTCCGTACTGGGGACAAACCTTATTGGGCGTAA